A single region of the Xiphias gladius isolate SHS-SW01 ecotype Sanya breed wild chromosome 17, ASM1685928v1, whole genome shotgun sequence genome encodes:
- the LOC120802987 gene encoding actin filament-associated protein 1-like 1 isoform X1, which translates to MDSKRQSVVMERLVNELSSLLKMLDHETVSPATADKMASIRNILDSLQLSVNGSDVYMNSCLYGNGTSFVESLFEDFADCDLHMLSASPVEQKEHKEEEEKTHPNKSTPTDTPPPLPSTPLPDDYYEEAVPLDPGSAPQYFTTNMNTSRNSVEDAYYEDADNNYPTTRINGPPKNSYNDSDALSSSYESYEEEDEEAKGRDQPQRWTAEESSDGPVRDCRICAFLLRKKRFGQWAKQLVVVRDNKLQCYKSIKESTPHTELPLNLCNVIYVPKEGRKKRHELRFSLPGGEALVLAVQSKEQAQRWLKVVQDVGSQCSNNEGPDGSTSPIIQRKLEIDKVLQSDRQASDSDSGPTADCQSTAHVPGRDTTDSLNRGKRGAFSELTGSMSRAAGKKINQIITFSKRKPPLPGEPPSASGHHDNPRCGFLSVCLSGSWKERWCVVRGGSLYLQKDPGDQRPPVIVVPLKGAEVVPGGLGPKHPFSFRILQGGNELTALEANCSEDLGRWLGVLFAETGSTTLPEELHYDYIDVDTLTDIRHAARHSFLWATTTATSSRSASTDSRTYDEVYESIADEDVESRAGLVRRHASFSSRDSEKTEQQAAIKRHASNVNQYARYGKTRAEEDARRYLTQKEELEKQKEELRNALISLRREKKEVKEEMRSGTGHSVEQRLAELETLCKQKEEERVVLELQLTEVKENLKKSLARGALGPPADTKMSVKAQGSKVEKVYNETVPVNSASELRKRPPSLYASSKGNVMQKAKEWESKKGT; encoded by the exons ATGGACTCCAAACGCCAGAGTG TGGTGATGGAGCGACTTGTAAATGAGCTGAGTTCTCTGCTGAAGATGCTGGACCACGAGACAGTCAGTCCTGCCACGGCTGACAAGATGGCCTCCATACGCAACATCCTGGACTCATTGCAGCTTTCAG TCAATGGATCAGACGTCTACATGAACAGCTGTCTCTATGGTAACGGCACCAGCTTTGTAGAGTCTCTGTTTGAGGATTTTG CAGACTGTGATTTGCACATGCTCAGTGCATCTCCAGTGGAGCAGAAAGAgcacaaagaggaagaggagaagactCATCCTAATAAATCT ACACCTACCGACACGCCCCCGCCTCTGCCATCCACCCCCCTTCCTGATGACTACTATGAAGAGGCTGTTCCTCTGGATCCTGGATCCGCCCCTCAGTACTTTACCACCAATATGAACA CTTCCAGGAACTCAGTGGAGGATGCTTACTATGAAGATGCAGACAATAACTACCCCACCACCAGGATTAATGGTCCTCCCAAAAACTCCT ACAACGACTCAGATGCTCTGAGTAGTTCCTACGAGTCTTAcgaagaagaggatgaggaggcaAAGGGGCGGGACCAACCTCAGAGATGGACGGCGGAGGAGAGCTCAGATGGACCAGTTAGAGACTGCCGCATCTGTGCCTTCCTGCTTCGAAAGAAACGCTTTGGCCAGTGGGCTAAACAGCTAGTCGTTGTGCGAGACAATAAACTGCAG TGTTACAAGAGCATCAAAGAGAGCACTCCCCACACAGAGCTCCCACTGAATCTGTGCAACGTCATCTATGTCCCTAAGGAAGGCAGGAAAAAGAGACATGAGTTGCGCTTCTCCTTGCCTGGCGGTGAAGCTCTAGTCCTGGCTGTTCAGAGTAAAGAGCAGGCCCAGCGATGGCTCAAG GTGGTGCAAGATGTTGGCAGCCAATGTAGCAACAATGAAGGACCAGATGGATCCACTTCTCCAATTATACAGAGGAAGTTGGAGATTGACAAG GTGCTGCAGTCTGATCGGCAGGCATCCGACTCCGACAGCGGGCCAACAGCAGACTGTCAATCCACTGCACATGTACCAGGACGGGACACCACTGACTCACTCA ACCGGGGGAAGCGCGGAGCGTTCTCTGAGCTGACGGGGTCAATGAGCCGAGCAGCAGGGAAGAAAATCAATCAGATCATCACTTTCTCCAAAAGGAAACCACCTTTACCTGGAGAGCCTCCCTCGGCTTCTggtcaccatgacaacccaCGCTGTG gcttcctcagtgtgtgtctgagcggCTCTTGGAAGGAGCGTTGGTGTGTGGTGCGAGGAGGAAGCCTGTACCTACAGAAGGACCCTGGAGACCAGCGGCCCCCAGTCATTGTGGTGCCACTCAAAGGGGCAGAGGTGGTGCCAGGTGGCCTCGGCCCCAAACATCCCTTCTCCTTCCGCATCCTGCAGGGAGGCAACGAACTGACAGCTTTAGAG GCCAACTGCTCGGAGGATCTTGGCCGCTGGCTTGGTGTGTTGTTTGCAGAGACTGGGAGCACCACTCTTCCTGAAGAGCTGCACTATGACTACATCGATGTGGACACACTTACAGACATACGGCATGCTGCCAGACACTCTTTCCT ttGGGCCACCACCACTGCTACTTCCTCGAGAAGTGCCTCAACAGACTCCAGAACTTATGACGAGGTCTATGAAAGTATTGCG GACGAGGATGTCGAGAGCAGAGCAGGCCTGGTGAGACGCCACGCCTCCTTTTCTAGCAGGGACTCGGAAAAAACTGAACAGCAGGCCGCCATCAAGAGACATGCCTCCA ATGTAAATCAGTATGCGCGGTATGGGAAGACACGAGCAGAGGAGGATGCCAGGCGGTACTTGACACAGaaagaggagctggagaagcAAAAGGAAGAGCTCAGAAATGCACTGATTTCCCTCCGCAGGGAgaagaaggaggtgaaggaggagatgaggagtgGCACAG gtcaTAGTGTGGAACAGCGGTTAGCCGAGCTGGAGACACTGTGTaaacagaaggaggaggagagggtggtGCTGGAGCTCCAACTAACAGAAGTCAAAGAAAACCTTAAGAAGTCATTGGCTAGAGGAGCACTGGGTCCACCCGCTGACACCAAGATGAGTGTCAAG GCACAGGGCAGTAAAGTTGAAAAGGTTTACAACGAGACTGTCCCAGTGAACTCAGCATCTGAGCTCCGTAAACGCCCTCCGTCTCTTTACGCCTCCTCCAAGGGTAACGTCATGCAGAAGGCAAag GAGTGGGAGTCAAAGAAGGGGACCTAG
- the LOC120802987 gene encoding actin filament-associated protein 1-like 1 isoform X2, protein MDSKRQSVVMERLVNELSSLLKMLDHETVSPATADKMASIRNILDSLQLSVNGSDVYMNSCLYGNGTSFVESLFEDFDCDLHMLSASPVEQKEHKEEEEKTHPNKSTPTDTPPPLPSTPLPDDYYEEAVPLDPGSAPQYFTTNMNTSRNSVEDAYYEDADNNYPTTRINGPPKNSYNDSDALSSSYESYEEEDEEAKGRDQPQRWTAEESSDGPVRDCRICAFLLRKKRFGQWAKQLVVVRDNKLQCYKSIKESTPHTELPLNLCNVIYVPKEGRKKRHELRFSLPGGEALVLAVQSKEQAQRWLKVVQDVGSQCSNNEGPDGSTSPIIQRKLEIDKVLQSDRQASDSDSGPTADCQSTAHVPGRDTTDSLNRGKRGAFSELTGSMSRAAGKKINQIITFSKRKPPLPGEPPSASGHHDNPRCGFLSVCLSGSWKERWCVVRGGSLYLQKDPGDQRPPVIVVPLKGAEVVPGGLGPKHPFSFRILQGGNELTALEANCSEDLGRWLGVLFAETGSTTLPEELHYDYIDVDTLTDIRHAARHSFLWATTTATSSRSASTDSRTYDEVYESIADEDVESRAGLVRRHASFSSRDSEKTEQQAAIKRHASNVNQYARYGKTRAEEDARRYLTQKEELEKQKEELRNALISLRREKKEVKEEMRSGTGHSVEQRLAELETLCKQKEEERVVLELQLTEVKENLKKSLARGALGPPADTKMSVKAQGSKVEKVYNETVPVNSASELRKRPPSLYASSKGNVMQKAKEWESKKGT, encoded by the exons ATGGACTCCAAACGCCAGAGTG TGGTGATGGAGCGACTTGTAAATGAGCTGAGTTCTCTGCTGAAGATGCTGGACCACGAGACAGTCAGTCCTGCCACGGCTGACAAGATGGCCTCCATACGCAACATCCTGGACTCATTGCAGCTTTCAG TCAATGGATCAGACGTCTACATGAACAGCTGTCTCTATGGTAACGGCACCAGCTTTGTAGAGTCTCTGTTTGAGGATTTTG ACTGTGATTTGCACATGCTCAGTGCATCTCCAGTGGAGCAGAAAGAgcacaaagaggaagaggagaagactCATCCTAATAAATCT ACACCTACCGACACGCCCCCGCCTCTGCCATCCACCCCCCTTCCTGATGACTACTATGAAGAGGCTGTTCCTCTGGATCCTGGATCCGCCCCTCAGTACTTTACCACCAATATGAACA CTTCCAGGAACTCAGTGGAGGATGCTTACTATGAAGATGCAGACAATAACTACCCCACCACCAGGATTAATGGTCCTCCCAAAAACTCCT ACAACGACTCAGATGCTCTGAGTAGTTCCTACGAGTCTTAcgaagaagaggatgaggaggcaAAGGGGCGGGACCAACCTCAGAGATGGACGGCGGAGGAGAGCTCAGATGGACCAGTTAGAGACTGCCGCATCTGTGCCTTCCTGCTTCGAAAGAAACGCTTTGGCCAGTGGGCTAAACAGCTAGTCGTTGTGCGAGACAATAAACTGCAG TGTTACAAGAGCATCAAAGAGAGCACTCCCCACACAGAGCTCCCACTGAATCTGTGCAACGTCATCTATGTCCCTAAGGAAGGCAGGAAAAAGAGACATGAGTTGCGCTTCTCCTTGCCTGGCGGTGAAGCTCTAGTCCTGGCTGTTCAGAGTAAAGAGCAGGCCCAGCGATGGCTCAAG GTGGTGCAAGATGTTGGCAGCCAATGTAGCAACAATGAAGGACCAGATGGATCCACTTCTCCAATTATACAGAGGAAGTTGGAGATTGACAAG GTGCTGCAGTCTGATCGGCAGGCATCCGACTCCGACAGCGGGCCAACAGCAGACTGTCAATCCACTGCACATGTACCAGGACGGGACACCACTGACTCACTCA ACCGGGGGAAGCGCGGAGCGTTCTCTGAGCTGACGGGGTCAATGAGCCGAGCAGCAGGGAAGAAAATCAATCAGATCATCACTTTCTCCAAAAGGAAACCACCTTTACCTGGAGAGCCTCCCTCGGCTTCTggtcaccatgacaacccaCGCTGTG gcttcctcagtgtgtgtctgagcggCTCTTGGAAGGAGCGTTGGTGTGTGGTGCGAGGAGGAAGCCTGTACCTACAGAAGGACCCTGGAGACCAGCGGCCCCCAGTCATTGTGGTGCCACTCAAAGGGGCAGAGGTGGTGCCAGGTGGCCTCGGCCCCAAACATCCCTTCTCCTTCCGCATCCTGCAGGGAGGCAACGAACTGACAGCTTTAGAG GCCAACTGCTCGGAGGATCTTGGCCGCTGGCTTGGTGTGTTGTTTGCAGAGACTGGGAGCACCACTCTTCCTGAAGAGCTGCACTATGACTACATCGATGTGGACACACTTACAGACATACGGCATGCTGCCAGACACTCTTTCCT ttGGGCCACCACCACTGCTACTTCCTCGAGAAGTGCCTCAACAGACTCCAGAACTTATGACGAGGTCTATGAAAGTATTGCG GACGAGGATGTCGAGAGCAGAGCAGGCCTGGTGAGACGCCACGCCTCCTTTTCTAGCAGGGACTCGGAAAAAACTGAACAGCAGGCCGCCATCAAGAGACATGCCTCCA ATGTAAATCAGTATGCGCGGTATGGGAAGACACGAGCAGAGGAGGATGCCAGGCGGTACTTGACACAGaaagaggagctggagaagcAAAAGGAAGAGCTCAGAAATGCACTGATTTCCCTCCGCAGGGAgaagaaggaggtgaaggaggagatgaggagtgGCACAG gtcaTAGTGTGGAACAGCGGTTAGCCGAGCTGGAGACACTGTGTaaacagaaggaggaggagagggtggtGCTGGAGCTCCAACTAACAGAAGTCAAAGAAAACCTTAAGAAGTCATTGGCTAGAGGAGCACTGGGTCCACCCGCTGACACCAAGATGAGTGTCAAG GCACAGGGCAGTAAAGTTGAAAAGGTTTACAACGAGACTGTCCCAGTGAACTCAGCATCTGAGCTCCGTAAACGCCCTCCGTCTCTTTACGCCTCCTCCAAGGGTAACGTCATGCAGAAGGCAAag GAGTGGGAGTCAAAGAAGGGGACCTAG
- the LOC120802987 gene encoding actin filament-associated protein 1-like 1 isoform X3 — translation MERLVNELSSLLKMLDHETVSPATADKMASIRNILDSLQLSVNGSDVYMNSCLYGNGTSFVESLFEDFADCDLHMLSASPVEQKEHKEEEEKTHPNKSTPTDTPPPLPSTPLPDDYYEEAVPLDPGSAPQYFTTNMNTSRNSVEDAYYEDADNNYPTTRINGPPKNSYNDSDALSSSYESYEEEDEEAKGRDQPQRWTAEESSDGPVRDCRICAFLLRKKRFGQWAKQLVVVRDNKLQCYKSIKESTPHTELPLNLCNVIYVPKEGRKKRHELRFSLPGGEALVLAVQSKEQAQRWLKVVQDVGSQCSNNEGPDGSTSPIIQRKLEIDKVLQSDRQASDSDSGPTADCQSTAHVPGRDTTDSLNRGKRGAFSELTGSMSRAAGKKINQIITFSKRKPPLPGEPPSASGHHDNPRCGFLSVCLSGSWKERWCVVRGGSLYLQKDPGDQRPPVIVVPLKGAEVVPGGLGPKHPFSFRILQGGNELTALEANCSEDLGRWLGVLFAETGSTTLPEELHYDYIDVDTLTDIRHAARHSFLWATTTATSSRSASTDSRTYDEVYESIADEDVESRAGLVRRHASFSSRDSEKTEQQAAIKRHASNVNQYARYGKTRAEEDARRYLTQKEELEKQKEELRNALISLRREKKEVKEEMRSGTGHSVEQRLAELETLCKQKEEERVVLELQLTEVKENLKKSLARGALGPPADTKMSVKAQGSKVEKVYNETVPVNSASELRKRPPSLYASSKGNVMQKAKEWESKKGT, via the exons ATGGAGCGACTTGTAAATGAGCTGAGTTCTCTGCTGAAGATGCTGGACCACGAGACAGTCAGTCCTGCCACGGCTGACAAGATGGCCTCCATACGCAACATCCTGGACTCATTGCAGCTTTCAG TCAATGGATCAGACGTCTACATGAACAGCTGTCTCTATGGTAACGGCACCAGCTTTGTAGAGTCTCTGTTTGAGGATTTTG CAGACTGTGATTTGCACATGCTCAGTGCATCTCCAGTGGAGCAGAAAGAgcacaaagaggaagaggagaagactCATCCTAATAAATCT ACACCTACCGACACGCCCCCGCCTCTGCCATCCACCCCCCTTCCTGATGACTACTATGAAGAGGCTGTTCCTCTGGATCCTGGATCCGCCCCTCAGTACTTTACCACCAATATGAACA CTTCCAGGAACTCAGTGGAGGATGCTTACTATGAAGATGCAGACAATAACTACCCCACCACCAGGATTAATGGTCCTCCCAAAAACTCCT ACAACGACTCAGATGCTCTGAGTAGTTCCTACGAGTCTTAcgaagaagaggatgaggaggcaAAGGGGCGGGACCAACCTCAGAGATGGACGGCGGAGGAGAGCTCAGATGGACCAGTTAGAGACTGCCGCATCTGTGCCTTCCTGCTTCGAAAGAAACGCTTTGGCCAGTGGGCTAAACAGCTAGTCGTTGTGCGAGACAATAAACTGCAG TGTTACAAGAGCATCAAAGAGAGCACTCCCCACACAGAGCTCCCACTGAATCTGTGCAACGTCATCTATGTCCCTAAGGAAGGCAGGAAAAAGAGACATGAGTTGCGCTTCTCCTTGCCTGGCGGTGAAGCTCTAGTCCTGGCTGTTCAGAGTAAAGAGCAGGCCCAGCGATGGCTCAAG GTGGTGCAAGATGTTGGCAGCCAATGTAGCAACAATGAAGGACCAGATGGATCCACTTCTCCAATTATACAGAGGAAGTTGGAGATTGACAAG GTGCTGCAGTCTGATCGGCAGGCATCCGACTCCGACAGCGGGCCAACAGCAGACTGTCAATCCACTGCACATGTACCAGGACGGGACACCACTGACTCACTCA ACCGGGGGAAGCGCGGAGCGTTCTCTGAGCTGACGGGGTCAATGAGCCGAGCAGCAGGGAAGAAAATCAATCAGATCATCACTTTCTCCAAAAGGAAACCACCTTTACCTGGAGAGCCTCCCTCGGCTTCTggtcaccatgacaacccaCGCTGTG gcttcctcagtgtgtgtctgagcggCTCTTGGAAGGAGCGTTGGTGTGTGGTGCGAGGAGGAAGCCTGTACCTACAGAAGGACCCTGGAGACCAGCGGCCCCCAGTCATTGTGGTGCCACTCAAAGGGGCAGAGGTGGTGCCAGGTGGCCTCGGCCCCAAACATCCCTTCTCCTTCCGCATCCTGCAGGGAGGCAACGAACTGACAGCTTTAGAG GCCAACTGCTCGGAGGATCTTGGCCGCTGGCTTGGTGTGTTGTTTGCAGAGACTGGGAGCACCACTCTTCCTGAAGAGCTGCACTATGACTACATCGATGTGGACACACTTACAGACATACGGCATGCTGCCAGACACTCTTTCCT ttGGGCCACCACCACTGCTACTTCCTCGAGAAGTGCCTCAACAGACTCCAGAACTTATGACGAGGTCTATGAAAGTATTGCG GACGAGGATGTCGAGAGCAGAGCAGGCCTGGTGAGACGCCACGCCTCCTTTTCTAGCAGGGACTCGGAAAAAACTGAACAGCAGGCCGCCATCAAGAGACATGCCTCCA ATGTAAATCAGTATGCGCGGTATGGGAAGACACGAGCAGAGGAGGATGCCAGGCGGTACTTGACACAGaaagaggagctggagaagcAAAAGGAAGAGCTCAGAAATGCACTGATTTCCCTCCGCAGGGAgaagaaggaggtgaaggaggagatgaggagtgGCACAG gtcaTAGTGTGGAACAGCGGTTAGCCGAGCTGGAGACACTGTGTaaacagaaggaggaggagagggtggtGCTGGAGCTCCAACTAACAGAAGTCAAAGAAAACCTTAAGAAGTCATTGGCTAGAGGAGCACTGGGTCCACCCGCTGACACCAAGATGAGTGTCAAG GCACAGGGCAGTAAAGTTGAAAAGGTTTACAACGAGACTGTCCCAGTGAACTCAGCATCTGAGCTCCGTAAACGCCCTCCGTCTCTTTACGCCTCCTCCAAGGGTAACGTCATGCAGAAGGCAAag GAGTGGGAGTCAAAGAAGGGGACCTAG